One genomic window of Carassius auratus strain Wakin unplaced genomic scaffold, ASM336829v1 scaf_tig00025400, whole genome shotgun sequence includes the following:
- the LOC113078344 gene encoding probable N-acetyltransferase camello: MTKSNMHAVIRRYQPSDRETVETVFREGIMEHINPAFIYAMTRPLYITVSLFFYIGAYVMGGQSVVLALVSGGAWIGLVYFCCFEFYNGYVRARLNTDMRDVPGYYLSNPDNCFWVAEAEIHGRPQVLGMVAVEGKSEKGQKYGELYRMIVSSSCRRSGLGLQLAKTAEDFCRERRFTKIKLSTTSTQKAAVALYFRLGFKLVLVHTQSESPKWMIWMTRATFLNMEKNI, encoded by the exons ATGACCAAATCAAACA TGCATGCTGTGATCCGGCGGTATCAGCCCTCCGACCGGGAGACTGTGGAAACTGTTTTCCGGGAGGGAATAATGGAGCACATCAATCCTGCATTCATTTATGCCATGACCCGTCCGCTTTACATCACTGTAAGCCTTTTCTTTTACATCGGTGCATATGTGATGGGTGGACAGTCTGTCGTTCTGGCCCTGGTGTCTGGAGGAGCCTGGATAGGCCTTGTGTACTTCTGCTGCTTTGAGTTCTACAACGGCTACGTTCGGGCGAGACTGAACACGGACATGCGGGACGTCCCGGGTTACTACCTCAGTAATCCAGATAACTGCTTCTGGGTTGCTGAGGCTGAGATACACGGCCGGCCTCAGGTTTTGGGGATGGTGGCTGTGGAAGGTAAAAGTGAAAAAGGACAAAAGTATGGAGAGCTTTACCGGATGATTGTTTCATCCAGCTGTCGCCGTTCTGGTCTCGGTTTACAGCTGGCTAAAACAGCTGAAGACTTCTGTAGGGAACGCCGTTTCACAAAAATCAAACTTTCCACAACGTCTACACAGAAAGCAGCCGTGGCGTTGTACTTTAGGCTGGGTTTTAAACTGGTCCTGGTTCATACTCAGTCTGAGTCTCCCAAGTGGATGATCTGGATGACTAGAGCCACATTTTTGAACATGGAGAAGAACATTTGA
- the LOC113078346 gene encoding probable N-acetyltransferase camello yields the protein MTKSNMHAVIRRYQPSDRETVETVFREGLMEHINPAFIYAMTRPMHITVSLFFYIGAYVMGGQSVVLALVSGGAWIGLVYFCCFEFYNGYVRARLNTDMRDVPGYYLSNPDNCFWVAEAEIHGRPQVLGMVAVEGKSEKGQKYGELYRMIVSSSCRRSGLGLQLAKTAEDFCRERRFTKIKLSTSSTQKAAVALYFRLGFKLVLVHTQSESPKWMIWMTRATILAMEKNI from the exons ATGACCAAATCAAATA TGCATGCTGTGATCCGGCGGTATCAGCCCTCCGACCGGGAGACTGTGGAAACTGTTTTCCGGGAGGGATTAATGGAGCACATCAATCCTGCATTCATTTATGCCATGACCCGTCCGATGCACATCACTGTAAGCCTTTTCTTTTACATCGGTGCATATGTGATGGGTGGACAGTCTGTCGTTCTGGCCCTGGTGTCTGGAGGAGCCTGGATCGGCCTTGTGTACTTCTGCTGCTTTGAGTTCTACAACGGCTACGTCCGGGCGAGACTGAACACGGACATGCGGGACGTCCCGGGTTACTACCTCAGTAATCCAGATAACTGCTTCTGGGTTGCTGAGGCTGAGATACACGGCCGGCCTCAGGTTTTGGGGATGGTGGCTGTGGAAGGTAAAAGTGAAAAAGGACAAAAGTATGGAGAGCTTTACAGGATGATTGTTTCATCCAGCTGTCGCCGTTCTGGTCTCGGTTTACAGCTGGCTAAAACAGCTGAAGACTTCTGTAGGGAACGCCGTTTCACAAAAATCAAACTTTCCACCTCGTCTACACAGAAAGCAGCCGTGGCGTTGTACTTTAGGCTGGGTTTTAAACTGGTCCTGGTTCATACTCAGTCTGAGTCTCCCAAGTGGATGATCTGGATGACTAGAGCCACGATTCTGGCCATGGAGAAGAACATTTGA